The DNA sequence GCCTCTATTCTAGAATTATTGGAATCTTATGAGAGTTTTAATGGGCAAAgagttaatattaataaatcAGCACTGTTCTTTAGTAATAACACTCTGTAGCTAATTAGAACCTCCCTAGCAGTCTAGCTGAATATTTCTCACATAGGTGCATAGGATAAATATTTGGGTTTGTCTTTCCTTGTCAACCGTTCCAAAAAAGCTACCTTCAACTCAATCAGAGATAAAATTCTCAAAAAGACACAATGATAGAAAATATGCTTTTTATCTAATGGAGGAAGACAGGTATTACTCCGAGTAGTTGGTGAAGCCATACCAATATACACATTATCATGTTTTAAACTTTCAAACAGCTTGCCAAATGAAATTCATAGTATTCTAACTAGGGGTGGCAACGGGGCGGGTTTTTGCTCTACCCGACCCCACTCCGCCAAACAAAAACCCGCATCGAACTCGCCCCGCCTCTACCCGCGGGTAGTAAAATGTTAAACCTTAACCTGCCCCTGCGGGTACCCGTCCCGcccctataattattaaatctaataaatagaataaaattataaaaattatataactattatttacatacataacataaattaaaataaaaatttaaatatgatataatattattaatcattttactaattattttatatatattacatatattatctattaaaatatatatatatatatatatatattatatataccgGGGCGGGTAGGGCGGGTTTAACCTAAATCTGACCCCGTCCCGCCCCGCCCAAGAACCCGCCTATTAAAACCCGCCCGATGCGGGGGCGGGTAATTACCCGCCCCAAACGGATAAGGGCAGGGTGGATACCCGCGGGTTCGAGTAGTGTTGCCACCCCTAATTCTAATCCAGTTCTAGTGGGGACAACAAGGTTCTAAAAGATGCATGGTTTGAATTAGCTAGGATAAGATTACTAGGCCTAAGATCTCAGGCCTCAAAATCTGGCTCTTTTAGGTAAACAATGCTGAAAAATCGTGACTCAACTTAATTGTCCTCTCTTCTTTCTATAATATTTAAAGGTAAATATTTTCGATTTAATTCTATCTTTATAACAAAGATAAGAACCTTGCCTTCTTGGGGTTGGTGAAGTATTCTTGAAGGGAGGCGAGTTGTAGAGAAAGGCATTAATAGAAAAGTAAGTGCTGGTAATATCCGAATTTTCAGTGAACCATGGCTCCCTCATCCTTACTTCTTCACTGTTCCTCCATCTGCGACACTACTATCAGATAGTTACCATCTGTTATAGATAAAAGACCTTTTTTGTCAAATAAACAGGGAAATCAAATATTAATCTCAAATAATTTTTCTCCAAAAATTGCTTAGTGAATCCTCTCCATAACCCTAAGAGAAGGTGAAGACATAATTCAATGAGTAATGAATAGAGTAAACACATATGATGTTGCATCAGGGAACATGATTACTTACCAATTTTACCATACTTCCATTGAATTTTGTCTGAGCTTCATGCAACAGATGTCAGTTTGGAGTCATTTATGGAAGTTGAAAATCCCTTATAAGATTTTGCTCTTTGCATGAAAAATTCTTTATGGTAAGCTTCCTGTTCTGCTTCTTATCCACCAGCGATTTCTATCCATTCTGGTAACTTGTCCAATCTGCAAGTCAGCTCCAGAATCACTCATGCACTATCTATTTTTCTATGGAGACGCTAATCTAATGTGAAAGAAGAGTCATTTGGCTTATCTCATTCCAGACCAAAGGTGTTCCTTATTCTTCGATTGATGGAGGAATTTGGTATTACAAATTGGATTTTAAGGAACAAACCCTCAAAGAGCTCGACAAATTTTGATTATAGTTTGGAATATTTGGAAGGAGAGGTGTTGACGAGTCTTCAAGCATGTCTAGGAGCCTTCGAAAAAAGTGTTAGCAACATCGCTTAAGTTGAACCAAGAGCTATCTATTTTACCTTATATATAGTGCCCTAAGATTTCTTTCTTATGTgcttttttatgttattttcttctTACAATTTCACATGTTCGTAAATATTCGAGAATTTTTTTTCTGACTTTTAAACATtgtatttattttctattgaaTAATATCATTattatctttgaaaaaaaaaactttcatCATCTACTTAACCCGTGTGACCAAAAACCATGTTCTTATGAGCCACAATTTCTTTATACGTTGTATTGTATGAATTGAAATTATATTTATGACATTTTTTTTAGTGTATATCATTAgatatatacttttttattataaacataacattttaatattctcttttttttattattcatgtttaatataaaaacaaaaactatatACATAAAGCATATAAAAAATAGAGTATAACATTTCTTACATAAAAATGCTCAAATCATCATGCAGTTAATAATGATAATAGTTTAaatcaaggttctgaaaactgGTTCGAACTGGCCGGTCGAACCGTGAACCGAAAAAAAAGCGGTTCGAACAATAGACAAAACCACAGATTTTGAAAACCGTGATCAAACCGGCAATTGGTCGCCGTTTTTCACTATTCACACTAAACAAGCAATCTTAATCTAATCTTACTCCACGCGCAAGCCCTAACCCCTCTAATCGATCTCCATTATTCTCTCCGTCTCTCACACACACCCAGTCCAAGGAGGAAGGCTGCCTCTCAAGTCTCAATCTCATCGAGCTCACCTCCGTTCAGCCATCGCCTCGTGCTGCCGCCATCGTCGTTCCTTCGAACAGCCACCGCATCGTGCTCGCTCACTTTCCCTCCATCGCGCAGCAGCCATCGCAACCTTCGAAGCCTCCGTCGCGCAACCTTTGAAGCCTTCCTCGCACAGCAGCCATCGCAACCTTCGAAGCCACTGTCTGCTCCATCAGTCTTGCATGCTCTATCTCCCGTGGTGCTCTCGGTGTCTCTGTCTCCCTTGGTCACTCGGTGTCTCTGGCTCTGTCTCTCAGTGTCTCTATCCCCCTCTAAACCACTGGCTCTTGCATGATCTgtaggtaatttttttaattaactacgAATTTATGATTGAACTTGATATAGTGAAGCGCTGTGAACTCTGAAGCCCTCAAGCTTTCAGCATAtgacaattaaaagaaaaaacaataaCCCAATTCTTGAAGCCCTACAGAGGGCTAAGTCGCAAAGATCTACTAATTTAGACATGTGGTCAAATTGATCACGGTtactaaaattcaattaatctTTTCCCCTAATCTGATGAGAACTCGATCAACCAAATTGGATTTCAATAGAACAGTTACATAAATATAAAGACATAGGATTGAAACTGAAATTGAAATTTATAATCAGACATGGAATTACAATCGacatatttgaaaaagaaataataaacgGGGATACTTATCCTCTTATATAACCTACATGCTTGTTACATATACTTAGAGAAATAATATCCGAGGATACTTATATAACCTACATGCTTGTTACATAGACCTAGAGAAACTTATAGTACATGCTTAATCGAACTAAACAGCCCTAATGAAATCTATAACAAAGAAGGGGCTTTAACAAGAGTAATTGCAGTGAGAACATGTATGTAGTGAAGCTATGTGAAATCTGATTCAAGTAATTCAACTGTGAACTGAAATGGTGATATAGTGATATAGTTTTTTTGTGAACTGTGAAGTGTGAACTGATATAGTGATATAGTGATTGaataaataattgaatattgttcttgttattttgattttcagttttgATTGATCTTATTAACTtgttaatttgataaattattgTTTGGTGTTGTTCTTGACCTTTTGACTGTTATATTGTGTTTTGCTGTTGttgatttaataaattattcattGAGTGGAAGATGAAAACCTGCCATGATAAACCTACTCCTGTCATGTTAAACCTACTCAATTCATTTCATTATTGGCATTCATAACAAGGTTTTCATTTCGTTGCAAGAGTGGTGGCACATCTTGATGAAGCCATAATGATGTAAGTATGGATAAATCACAAGCTTGATTTCTAACATACTTTAAAACACATGAAGCTTTGCATGGCCTCTCATCTCTGGTTGTTCTGTTAGGCATATCCACAAACAAGTCTCGCAAGCCACAAGGGTTTACATAAGTGAGGGATTAATGAGGGATTAATGTAGCAAAATTGCAGCAAGTTATGGCgaattttgatgattgatgataaATTTGGATATTGTCATTTTATGTTTGGTTGGTTGTTTTTGTTAAATGATTTTTGAATATGCATTTGAATGAGATTATAACATTTTGGTTTATATAGTACTTTTAATTtggataatattttaaaatttatattagactataattatgttttagtgtgtttatttatattttatttattattttattataaaacgatTTTTTTGGTTTAACCACAGTCAAACCGATTGAACCTATACCAATGAACCAGTAACTAAAGCGATTCGATGACCGATTCGGTTTTCAGAACTTTGGTTTAAATAACCAAATAAGTGTAAATTATTATCATATAttatcatatataatatattccGGATATTTACATAAACAATAATATATGTACGTCCAGAGAAACATACACTACCATTCATAGCCTGGCTAAATTCCACTACCATTTATaacaaataaagccaaagcAAAGTATATTagaaagtatatatatatatgtaatgtACTATTTTAATTTACTATAGTTTTCATCCTTACATGATGAAGCAAACTTAAACTTAATTACCCTCCCACGTATAGCTAAAGTCTTCCAAGAAATCATCACGTTATTCCAAAATGTATGTAGTGGTTGATTCACAAAAATAAACGAAAAACACAAGAAGTAAATTACTGTGTTAACACTCATATATCACATATGAcataactaactaactaattaaaagaatatataGAGCATTAAATTACATACACGTctaacaatttttttctttgctctaagatacatatatatatatatatatatatatatatatatatatatataaaacctaAACTTTGAGAAAATTGTGAtctccaataataataataataataataataatatcttagGTTGCAGCTAGGCCACAAAATCACGCAACAATTGATGAGAAGCAAACCTCTTCGGATTTTGCATGTCAATGTTGTTGTTATTATGATCATAACTTGTTCCTGAATGAGAAGAAGGTGTTGTGGCATTGTTCTTCATTCCACAAAACTCATCATCATTGGTTGCTGGTTCAATGtcgtgatgatgatgatgaatccttcctcctcctcctcctaaaTGCATGTTGTGTGAGGAGAGAAACCCTACTTGTTGCGATGGAAAGTTATTGTTGGTGTTGTTGTTATCACTTGGTGGAAGCCCTAGAGTGAGTGAAACACCATTCCCATGGAACCTTGGAGCCACCAATTGTTGATGGAACCTTCCAATGTCTTCCATGGAGAATGTAGTAGAACCATAAGCGCTACCGCTACCGCCGCCACCTTCGTGGTTTTCATTCCCAAAAGAAGCCATTAAAGGGTAACCGTCTTTATTAGGGTTCCCTAATTCAATTCCAAAATTTacgttgttgttgttgttgctgctatTTGTCTCTCTTATCGGCTTCATTTCCATGTCCACAGAAAGAATGCTACCTGCTGGAGTAGACTTTAATTACTTTTTTGAAGTACATTATTCATGTATTACGaagataataattaaaaataatttaatttattatatttaaataaattatttaacataATACATTTCAGTATTTAAGCTATCATTTTGACATGTAAATATCTTTGCGTGATGAGTAATAGTCTTAATATATATGCTCTGAAGTTTGCATGCATGatatattttattagaaatataattatttatatattttttaatagtttaaatttttttaaaaattaattttataatataatattaaaattttataatttaaaatttgatctttgtttaaaaaaataaaaatttaatataaaaccaattaaaaaaaacttatgCAAAAAATTCAGgtatcttaaaataaaatttttgcataaaagaatgtattaaaaatataactattcAAATGTCTttcatattaattaaaatttttgagaaaagTGGTTCTATGACAAGTTTTTCgtttatatttttaaagcatATAATTTAActtgtttgaatttttaaaaatttaggaaACAAATTGTGCATAAATCAAAGTTCAAAGGGTAAAATACAATTTCTCaaggaaaaaaaggaaaaacaaagaagaagaaaagaatgatACCTGGAGAGTTCATAATCTCATGATGAGGATTCCTTAGATTCAATGGAGATGTTGAGATTGAATTGTTGTTGGAATTTGGTGAGATCTCAGTCATTGGAGTAGTGTTGTTTTGGTTGGTGTTTAAGTGGTCAAGTCTAATGGCACTACTACTACATGGTGGTTGTTCTAattgtgatgatgatgatgaccatAATTCCTTGTTTGATGATTCTCTTattagcttcttcttcttcttcttgttggtGGTGTCAatgtcatcatcatcatcatcatcttgggagccattattgttattgtgttgttgatccttaatttcTTCTAAGTACATTTCTTCAACCATTGGTTTCCATAGCCTAACTCGGGCATTTATAAACCAGTTTGATACCTGCATGTATGCATTACAAATTACTATGTATGTCACAAACCTAGCTAGTTCTCAAAAACATATTGATATCTTTTTAGATAGTATAATATTTTgagtatttattttaatttgtttggtATATTAGGGTACCATGTATTTATTCACTATTGAATAAGATGTgagatttattatattttatgtaAATCACATATTgcatctaataaaaaaaaaaaagagaatggTAGGACCAGTAACTTTTGTGTTTTATAATCATTAATTGGCTAgcaatagtatttttaatggtgtgagattacatTTAATGGTAGAAgattactcatttttcttttgatagTTAAGTATTGtccacaaaacacaaaaattgtTGGTCTCTTATATGTGTTAATTTATACAatgagaaatagaaaaataattaatactaATAACATATTTTTAGCTACGTAATAATTATCAAATTATCAATTAACATGTGTGTAGAAATATTTTGGTGCTCAATCTCAAAGCAGAAGGGAGAAAAAATCATTTAAACTTTTAAGATGTAAGATAAAGTgttaaataaaacaataaaataaaatgacatttttttaatatgagaATATATAATGTTCTTCAATATAATGGCGGTTAAATTTgccataataataaaaaaaatgactaTGTTAgatatacactaaaattagtcactaaagtcctcagtataaaatataaaatataaatacacattgaaaataaattaaaccacacatatatttatacagaAATACATTTATGGTTGATTTTAATAATCAATTTTAGTGTACGAATAGTATTTTTGAATAGCAAAAATTGAAGCTATTCTCGtggaaaaagcaaaagcttttATTTGGACATTTTATGCTTCAAAACGGAAGTGTATATAAATGGTGTGAGTGCTCAATATAAGTAAACGATGGAATCACTAATAAAATTGCTTCATCGATTGAAATATATATACCTGGCTCCGAGTAAGTCCAGTTTGTCTTGCAAGCATAACCTTATCGGAGTCCTTTGGATAACTGCAAAAGGCCAAAAGTAAAAACTCCTACTAAGTTATTGAAGGCAAGCTTAGTATACATCAATGAGAATACACcacttgaaaaagaaaacaaatatgAGAAAGAAAAAAGCTCAAATTGTAGTATTTTATAGAAGAAGTTATAACTGGTTTTAGTTGGAGTAAGaaatttcttcctttttttattCGACAGACCAATGACTAATTAATCATGGATcgaaaatttaattaaaaacttatCGTTAACCAATAAATTACTACATATATAAGGTAAAATTTAAACTTTCGACAATTATTTATGTGAATGAGTAAGCtagttattttttctttttttttgtttccttataaaatatttaaaataaaaacaaagcaCATTCTATAAAATCAATAAACACGttcttattttattctattctcTACTTGTCATGTTAGCAAATTTTAGTGGttaaaagataataatattGTTAGTTAGAACCTTTCTAAGAAATCAAGAAAAGTaaagttttaaattaatttgtaacTACAATTGATAATTCAAACGTTTCAATTATTCAACCAAttctttttattcctttctcaCTTTTAGATAACTAACGATTAGTTATAATTGAACTAATCAATAATGTACGAAATCTAAATAATAAGAGAGAATAGCACTTATTTTAGATTCAAGAATTTTTTGTGCTtgtaacaataataataataataataatagtgttgtatatgtatttaaaataattagaagAATAGTGAAAAGTTCGAAACAAATAGATAGGTTTAGAAATGTAagtataaaagtaaaaatttatttaacttgtattttcaattttaataatttttgtttttataattttattaaaaattagaataattaataaaattttattattttctgttttttcttctttccttaTAAAGtacttaaaataataaaaaaaaatctttaaaatcaATAAACACAAATTTCTTTCGCTTTGCATATAATAAGTTTGACGAAAACTCTTAGTGAAGTCTGAAAAccgttaaataaaaatttagtcaaattagttaaattatctaatgctttcagatatcaacttcacatgaagtcgaCTGACTTGAATTTTCAGCGATAAATTTTACTTACGGGTGAAGAAAATGTTCGAAAAGCCAAGCTCGAAGAATAGAAACCGCTCGTTCGGGCAATCCTCTTTGTGGTCTCCAAGCATTGTGTTGTATCATTCCCAACTGTTGAAGCGCCCTTTGTTGCCGGAGATTGTGATCAATGAATCTAAGCCTTGAACCCTCCACTTTAACTCCCATGCAGTTGTCTTCACCTAGCGTCTTGCCAGTCGTTTTGATCTGCAAACATATTGCATCTTTTAGGCACCGAAACTGCTTCGATATTGTCTTCAATGCAAGTGCTGTGTATGCTCTTGCAGCTCCATAACCAGCTGCTTCCTCAAATGATGACGTCACAATTTGCATTTGTTGCTTGTACTCTCTGTATCTTTGCTCCACCTAATCATtccaaaaacaaattaaaatttacataaTTTTCACTGTATACACAAGAATAGCTATTTTTATAAGCGTCATTTGAATAGTCATTTtagaaaaagttaaaaataattaaataataatttaacattatttataattttacaattttatctttttattatttacacTTCAAAATACTGCTCTCTTTCATGTTGAGAAGAACTAAGAATAGTACGATAGAATGTCATTGATGACTGAAAAGTAAATGATGTTTAATTTTGAGATGGTTTGatgaaggaagaaagaaaatcGGACCCATATAATATGAAGAAGGCCTCACTTAACTTTTTACAATAACCCCTTCCTCAAATCTCAATCAATAATGGTACAAAGATTTTACATAATCATCAAACTGACCCAAATGGGCCCAAACCAAAAATTATTCTCTGACATTCACCAATtctaatcaatttttttcttttaattcttgtCATCGTTTTCATTTACCCTACACACTCTTTTAggaaaaacaagtaaaagaacTTATAGTCACTATTAATTCATGTCAATCTCACACTTCTCTATGGCTCTATCTATTGCATTGTCGCATTCTCTATTATCATTATTTCTTCTTTGGTTACCCACTTACCCGAAATTAATGAGGGACCCCCTTCACAAGTTGAATCATACATAAATTATTTCCAAGAAATTGAACCAACACAACCCGGAacaaatgataaaaaattaaaacaatccACAGCACAATTACGCGACACTTTACCCAccttttaagatttttagggtttaaccccgtcaaaaattaatttgtcattCACTAATGATAAATTGTTGTATATGTAatacaaacttcaaattttcaatacttAACTACACAACTAATTTAAGTATATTATGATgattattagataaaaatttaagtataattaattttatataaaattaataactcATAATCTTTAGATGGCAatcaactatcaactttatataaaattaattgtaTCTAAATTTTACAGTTAAAATATAAAGTAAGCATTTAGagattagttaaataaaaacaattataaATTCATGTGTATCCAATCATTATATACATGCATGtaacttattattattaccTCATCAAGCATGGTAACAAGCTTGGACTTATTCATATGAAGTTCTTGTCTTTGAGCAGTGTTGAGttcacttccttgtttgttgtCACCACCACTATTTTCACCGCCGCTGCCGCCACCACTTGATCTATTATCATCACCGCCACCATCAGACGTggattcaacatttttattccCTTTCATCTTCTCTTTATTGTTGGAATAATCCATCTTATTATCGTTACCCACGTTAACGGCTTCATCAAGAAGCTCCTGTGCCGCTTTCAGAAACTTGGATCCAAGTACAACACTATTCAAAACCCCACCGGCGTTGGAAAAAGACCTAAACGGAAGTTGTTGAGAGGAAAGACTAAGTGACAACCCTTGCGGATGATGATGGGATTGATGGCCTCCCGCTCTATGAAATCTCATTTCTGTTGTTGCGGTTGTGACTGTATGTTCCGAATAATTATTTGGAACAACCGTCACAGTTGCTGCAACAacagaagaagaggaagaagaaagagccgTTTGATCCATGATGGATCCCCAATTGTAGTGATGAACACGTGGTGTGGGCCCCACAAAGCCATGGAAGCCGGAGATCTCATTGCCACCGCCGGCAGGTTCTACTCCGATTATTTGTTGTTGGGGCGGCGCGTGAGAGAGACTTGCGAGGTTGAGCGCGTGGGGAGTAGTAGTACTGTTGTTGGGATTGAAGAAGAGCATGTTTGGTGTTGGATTTTGTGCGGTGTCAGAGGGGAAAGGTACGTAG is a window from the Arachis stenosperma cultivar V10309 chromosome 3, arast.V10309.gnm1.PFL2, whole genome shotgun sequence genome containing:
- the LOC130965281 gene encoding BEL1-like homeodomain protein 1 isoform X1, which codes for MATYFHGGNNNNNSGSSDIHHHQSSAEGGGLQTLFLMNPNNYVPFPSDTAQNPTPNMLFFNPNNSTTTPHALNLASLSHAPPQQQIIGVEPAGGGNEISGFHGFVGPTPRVHHYNWGSIMDQTALSSSSSSVVAATVTVVPNNYSEHTVTTATTEMRFHRAGGHQSHHHPQGLSLSLSSQQLPFRSFSNAGGVLNSVVLGSKFLKAAQELLDEAVNVGNDNKMDYSNNKEKMKGNKNVESTSDGGGDDNRSSGGGSGGENSGGDNKQGSELNTAQRQELHMNKSKLVTMLDEVEQRYREYKQQMQIVTSSFEEAAGYGAARAYTALALKTISKQFRCLKDAICLQIKTTGKTLGEDNCMGVKVEGSRLRFIDHNLRQQRALQQLGMIQHNAWRPQRGLPERAVSILRAWLFEHFLHPYPKDSDKVMLARQTGLTRSQVSNWFINARVRLWKPMVEEMYLEEIKDQQHNNNNGSQDDDDDDDIDTTNKKKKKKLIRESSNKELWSSSSSQLEQPPCSSSAIRLDHLNTNQNNTTPMTEISPNSNNNSISTSPLNLRNPHHEIMNSPAGSILSVDMEMKPIRETNSSNNNNNVNFGIELGNPNKDGYPLMASFGNENHEGGGGSGSAYGSTTFSMEDIGRFHQQLVAPRFHGNGVSLTLGLPPSDNNNTNNNFPSQQVGFLSSHNMHLGGGGGRIHHHHHDIEPATNDDEFCGMKNNATTPSSHSGTSYDHNNNNIDMQNPKRFASHQLLRDFVA
- the LOC130965281 gene encoding BEL1-like homeodomain protein 1 isoform X2, encoding MATYFHGGNNNNNSGSSDIHHHQSSAEGGGLQTLFLMNPNNYVPFPSDTAQNPTPNMLFFNPNNSTTTPHALNLASLSHAPPQQQIIGVEPAGGGNEISGFHGFVGPTPRVHHYNWGSIMDQTALSSSSSSVVAATVTVVPNNYSEHTVTTATTEMRFHRAGGHQSHHHPQGLSLSLSSQQLPFRSFSNAGGVLNSVVLGSKFLKAAQELLDEAVNVGNDNKMDYSNNKEKMKGNKNVESTSDGGGDDNRSSGGGSGGENSGGDNKQGSELNTAQRQELHMNKSKLVTMLDEVEQRYREYKQQMQIVTSSFEEAAGYGAARAYTALALKTISKQFRCLKDAICLQIKTTGKTLGEDNCMGVKVEGSRLRFIDHNLRQQRALQQLGMIQHNAWRPQRGLPERAVSILRAWLFEHFLHPYPKDSDKVMLARQTGLTRSQVSNWFINARVRLWKPMVEEMYLEEIKDQQHNNNNGSQDDDDDDDIDTTNKKKKKKLIRESSNKELWSSSSSQLEQPPCSSSAIRLDHLNTNQNNTTPMTEISPNSNNNSISTSPLNLRNPHHEIMNSPGSILSVDMEMKPIRETNSSNNNNNVNFGIELGNPNKDGYPLMASFGNENHEGGGGSGSAYGSTTFSMEDIGRFHQQLVAPRFHGNGVSLTLGLPPSDNNNTNNNFPSQQVGFLSSHNMHLGGGGGRIHHHHHDIEPATNDDEFCGMKNNATTPSSHSGTSYDHNNNNIDMQNPKRFASHQLLRDFVA